The following coding sequences are from one Spartobacteria bacterium window:
- a CDS encoding flavin reductase family protein, with protein MSKISIGNNVFVYPMPVVLIGTMVAAHPNFMTVAWVARVNSRPPMIAVALGKTHYTNAGIKDSHAFTINVPSVDLLERVDYAGMVSGRDVDKSTLFTVVAGRDTGAPMIEECSLCMECRLTKVVDLPADELFIGDVVGVYADETCCVDGKPDIEKIRPFTLSMPDSHYCEVGSVVGKAWHAGGAVRA; from the coding sequence GTGTCAAAAATATCTATCGGAAACAATGTCTTTGTTTATCCGATGCCCGTGGTTCTGATTGGAACCATGGTGGCAGCGCATCCCAATTTTATGACTGTAGCCTGGGTTGCTCGAGTTAATTCCAGGCCTCCCATGATAGCTGTGGCACTGGGTAAAACACACTATACCAATGCAGGTATCAAAGATAGCCATGCCTTTACGATCAATGTTCCGAGCGTTGATTTGCTGGAACGGGTGGATTATGCCGGCATGGTTTCCGGTCGTGATGTCGATAAATCAACCCTCTTTACCGTGGTGGCGGGTCGGGATACCGGGGCTCCGATGATTGAAGAATGTTCGCTCTGCATGGAATGCCGTCTGACTAAGGTGGTGGATCTTCCGGCGGACGAGTTGTTTATCGGTGACGTGGTTGGTGTCTATGCCGATGAGACGTGTTGTGTCGATGGAAAGCCAGATATCGAAAAAATACGTCCTTTTACGCTTTCGATGCCCGACAGTCACTATTGCGAGGTTGGTTCCGTTGTTGGCAAAGCATGGCATGCAGGAGGGGCTGTCAGGGCGTGA